The genomic window GTTTTATCTCTCGGCATAAGCATACCCCCTTCATCGTTAATGAACACCGTTCACATATATAGAATATCACAATTCAGGTGGCTTGTCAAGATGCGTAAACAATGTTTACTAACATAGCACAAAATCGTTATGAACCGGATCAAGGATATCGGCATTAATAACAAATAGCACCGCCTTCCAAGTTGATCTCTGAAAGCGGTGCTTTTGTATATGACTGTTTTAGTACTTTTATCGGTATGTACTGCTACTGGTATAGTGTTACTATTTGGAACGGGGATAGTTGTACTTATGGCAGAGTGGCCTAAAGCACTCGATACCGTCGCAACATCTATGCCCTCGTTGATGAGAGCAGAAGCATAAAAATGACGCAGGGAGTGAATATCCCGGAACGGAAAATCATTTTTCTTGCAGAACTTCCGCAGCCAGTTGTAGGTCGTATTGTTGTGCATCGGGTGACCGTCAGCGGTAACGAACAGCCTGTCGCATTCAAACCACTTTGTGCCGAGCTTTTGCCTTTCGTTGTCCTGCTCCGTCTTGTGCTCCTTCAGAATATCAAGCACAAGCTGCGGCAGCTTCATAGACCTCTGTGAGCTTTTTGTCTTGGTTGTGTCGGTATAAATGCCCGTCTTTACGGTATAGTTTGATGTCCTCCGCACGCTTACAACACCGCTTTCAAAATCAATGTCCTTCCACTCCAAGCCCATTAACTCGCCCCGGCGAAAGCCCGTATAGACCGCCAGCGTGAAGAACGTGCGGTACTTTAGCGGTGCGTCCTCTAAAAGTGTAAAAAGCTGTTCGATCTCCTCGATCGAATAGATCTCCTTTTCTTTCTTGCCGCCTTTCGGAACATAGACCTTCCTGCAAGGATTGTCGGACACGATGTCCATTCTTACCGCATAGCTAAATACGTCCGAGATAAAGCTCAAATGATGCACAGCGGTCTTGCGTGATAGCGGCTTGCCTGTCTGCATATTTTTGCCGTTGAGCACAAGTTCGTTGATGAATTGCTGTATCTGCCGACCCGTTATTCTGTCGAGTCGCAGATGTCCGAACGCAGGATAAACTCGTTGAGTGACTTGCCGCATTCTTTCAAATGACGACTTCCGCAAGTTCAACCTTGCATATTCCTCAAACCATTGTTCCGCAAATTCCTCAAACTTAACATTTGCTGTGACTTGCCCTCTAAGACACTTTTCCTCAAATAAGATTGCCTGTTTCTGTACTTCCTTTTCTGCCTGCTTGGGTGTCATGCCTTCCGGCGGTTTCCAACTCATAGTCTGCACGACTTGCTCACCGTTCAGCTTGTACCCGCACGATACCCTGATCTGATATGTATTTCCTCTTTTTCTTATGTTTGCCATGTCTGATCCCTCCCATGGTTGTCCGTCAGGACAAACATTGATCAGTACCCTTGACATCTCTGTAATTATCATTATACACCATTTCACGTTGTAAAGCAATAAAGCGAATTGAAAACTTTTTATTACAAAGATGTCGGGCCTGAATCCTTTTGTTCTGTTTCTTTTTAATACAATAATATCCTACACATCATTCCA from Ruminococcus sp. NK3A76 includes these protein-coding regions:
- a CDS encoding site-specific integrase, whose protein sequence is MANIRKRGNTYQIRVSCGYKLNGEQVVQTMSWKPPEGMTPKQAEKEVQKQAILFEEKCLRGQVTANVKFEEFAEQWFEEYARLNLRKSSFERMRQVTQRVYPAFGHLRLDRITGRQIQQFINELVLNGKNMQTGKPLSRKTAVHHLSFISDVFSYAVRMDIVSDNPCRKVYVPKGGKKEKEIYSIEEIEQLFTLLEDAPLKYRTFFTLAVYTGFRRGELMGLEWKDIDFESGVVSVRRTSNYTVKTGIYTDTTKTKSSQRSMKLPQLVLDILKEHKTEQDNERQKLGTKWFECDRLFVTADGHPMHNNTTYNWLRKFCKKNDFPFRDIHSLRHFYASALINEGIDVATVSSALGHSAISTTIPVPNSNTIPVAVHTDKSTKTVIYKSTAFRDQLGRRCYLLLMPISLIRFITILCYVSKHCLRILTSHLNCDILYM